From one Coffea eugenioides isolate CCC68of chromosome 11, Ceug_1.0, whole genome shotgun sequence genomic stretch:
- the LOC113752143 gene encoding LOW QUALITY PROTEIN: two pore potassium channel a-like (The sequence of the model RefSeq protein was modified relative to this genomic sequence to represent the inferred CDS: deleted 1 base in 1 codon), which yields VPNSVSMKPLACVFVFSGMALVGMMLSKGADYLVEKQKVLLVKALNLRWVILAIFWILMSTLCLAQFFLHIAELNTEKRQKELVRWVLTKSVTNMDLEAANLDDNGIVVAAEFVIDKLKEMGKISQEDISVVLKEFEYLDVDQSGTLSTSDISLAQSS from the exons GTACCTAACAGTGTATCTATGAAACCGCTAGCCTGTGTTTTTGTATTCTCAGGGATGGCATTAGTCGGTATGATGTTGAGCAAAGGAGCAGATTACTTAGTAGAGAAGCAAAAGGTATTGTTGGTCAAAGCATTGAATTTACGTTGGGTg attttggcaattttttggattttgatgAGTACACTTTGTTTGGCTCAATTTTTCCTTCATATTGCTGAGCTGAACACTGAGAAGAGACAGAAAGAACTGGTTAGATGGGTCCTTACTAAGTCGGTGACTAACATGGATCTTGAAGCTGCTAATCTTGATGATAATGGTATAGTTGT TGCTGCTGAGTTTGTCATAGACAAGCTCAAAGAGATGGGAAAGATCAGCCAAGAAGATATCTCAGTTGTGCTGAAAGAATTTGAATATCTTGACGTTGATCAGTCTGGAACTTTGTCAACCTCTGATATATCCCTTGCCCAATCATCTTAA